Proteins encoded in a region of the Podarcis muralis chromosome 2, rPodMur119.hap1.1, whole genome shotgun sequence genome:
- the MKRN2 gene encoding E3 ubiquitin-protein ligase makorin-2: MSSTKDVTCRYFMQGVCREGSRCLFSHDLSTSKPSTICKFYQKGQCAYGTRCRYDHVRPSASGAIVSTRTLCASAPPFYSLNTQPEQNTPITKSKVHEPGKREKKTLVLRDRDLCGSNEERTRCSAQSDSACCSVPADALEAKPHSYLEAIRSGLEDDDAEPGSSYADGEQLCPYAAAGMCQFGDRCLYLHGQVCEICGLQVLHPFDPEQRKMHEKMCMATFEHEMEKAFAFQASQDKVCSICMEVVYDKPSASERRFGILSNCNHTYCLSCIRQWRGVKQFENPIIKSCPECRVISEFVIPSVYWVEDQTKKNELIEAFKQGVGRKACKYFDQGKGTCPFGGKCLYLHAYPDGRRAEPEKPRKQLSSEGTVRFLNSVRLWDFIEDRENRTLPAADNDVTEMGELFMHLSGADAEPAAPP, translated from the exons ATGAGCAGCACTAAGGACGTGACCTGCAG GTATTTTATGCAAGGGGTATGCCGTGAAGGAAGTAGGTGCCTGTTTTCACATGATTTGTCTACAAGTAAACCATCTACTATCTGCAAATTCTACCAGAAAGGCCAGTGTGCCTATGGAACTCGCTGCAG ATATGATCATGTTAGACCTTCTGCATCAGGTGCCATAGTGAGTACTAGGACACTTTGCGCTTCTGCACCACCATTCTACAGCCTTAACACTCAGCCGGAGCAAAATACACCTATAACAAAAAGTAAAGTACATGAGCCTGGAAAACGTGAAAAGAAAACATTAGTGCTCAGAGACAGAG ATTTATGTGGCTCAAATGAGGAAAGGACAAGATGCAGCGCTCAGAGTGATTCAGCATGTTGCAGTGTTCCAGCAGATGCTCTAGAAGCAAAGCCCCATTCATATTTGGAAGCTATCCGCAGTGGGCTTGAAGATGATGATGCTGAACCTGGAAGTTCATACGCTGATGGCGAACAGTTATGTCCCTATGCAGCAGCTGGCATGTGCCAGTTTGGTGACAGATGTCTCTACCTCCATGGGCAAGTGTGTGAAATCTGTGGCTTGCAAGTACTTCATCCCTTTGACCCAGAACAGAGAAAGATGCATGAAAAG ATGTGCATGGCTACGTTTGAACACGAGATGGAGAAGGCCTTTGCCTTTCAGGCAAGTCAGGACAAGGTGTGCAGTATCTGCATGGAAGTGGTATATGACAAACCATCAGCATCCGAAAGAAGATTTGGAATCCTTTCCAACTGCAATCACACATACTGCTTGTCCTGTATCCGGCAGTGGAGGGGGGTCAAGCAGTTTGAGAATCCAATCATAAA GTCCTGTCCAGAATGTCGTGTGATATCAGAGTTTGTAATTCCCAGTGTGTATTGGGTGGAAGATCAGACTAAAAAGAACGAGCTGATTGAAGCATTTAAGCAGGGAGTGGG GAGGAAGGCCTGCAAgtattttgaccagggtaaggggACCTGCCCATTTGGGGGGAAGTGTCTGTACCTGCATGCCTATCCAGATGGGAGACGGGCTGAACCAGAGAAACCACGAAAGCAGCTGAGCTCTGAGGGGACTGTCCGG TTCCTTAATTCTGTTCGCCTCTGGGATTTTATTGAAGATCGAGAAAACAGAACACTGCCAGCTGCTGACAATGATGTAACAGAGATGGGAGAGCTTTTTATGCATCTTTCCGGAGCAGATGCTGAACCTGCTGCTCCTCCCTAA